In Primulina eburnea isolate SZY01 chromosome 3, ASM2296580v1, whole genome shotgun sequence, one DNA window encodes the following:
- the LOC140825011 gene encoding uncharacterized protein isoform X3, with protein sequence MKARREPGNILNELTELKRVIIHNSYGENLMGILHETRSEELVIICHGFRSSKDRIPMANLAFAFEREGISAFRFDFTGNGESEGSFQYGNYNREAEDLRDVVKHFRAAKRFVTAVVGHSKGGNAVLLYASRYNYVETVVNIAGRFNLRRGIEGRLGKDFQEKIKLHGFIDVVNRKGC encoded by the exons ATGAAGGCGCGCCGCGAGCCAGGAAATATACTAAATGAATTAACGG AGCTGAAGAGAGTGATTATACACAACAGTTATGGAGAGAATCTGATGGGGATATTGCATGAAACTAGGTCCGAGGAACTTgtaattatatgccatggattTCGATCCTCTAAG GATCGCATCCCAATGGCGAACCTTGCTTTTGCTTTTGAAAGAGAGGGGATCAGCGCTTTTCGCTTTGACTTTACCGGCAATGG GGAGAGTGAAGGTTCATTTCAGTATGGAAATTACAACCGAGAAGCTGAAGATCTACGTGATGTGGTTAAGCATTTTCGTGCAGCGAAACGTTTTGTCACGGCAGTTGTTGGACATAGTAAAG GAGGGAATGCTGTGCTTCTATATGCTTCGAGGTATAACTACGTAGAAACAGTAGTAAATATTGCTGGCCGCTTTAATTTAAGGAGAGGAATTGAAGGTCGCCTCGGTAAAGACTTCCAAGAAAAGATTAAGTTACATGGATTTATTGATGTTGTCAACCGAAAag GGTGTTGA
- the LOC140825011 gene encoding putative uncharacterized protein YDL057W isoform X2, with the protein MDFDPLRIASQWRTLLLLLKERGSALFALTLPAMGKCSLIRESEGSFQYGNYNREAEDLRDVVKHFRAAKRFVTAVVGHSKGGNAVLLYASRYNYVETVVNIAGRFNLRRGIEGRLGKDFQEKIKLHGFIDVVNRKGEIVYRVSEGSLMDRLKTDILAACRTIPLSCRVLTVHGTEDEIVPIEDAVELSTKIKNHTLHIVEGADHEYSKHQTELASIVVGFVKKKSMPKPNPTSSCRGSSKASGSCL; encoded by the exons atggattTCGATCCTCTAAG GATCGCATCCCAATGGCGAACCTTGCTTTTGCTTTTGAAAGAGAGGGGATCAGCGCTTTTCGCTTTGACTTTACCGGCAATGGGTAAGTGTTCGCTGATCAG GGAGAGTGAAGGTTCATTTCAGTATGGAAATTACAACCGAGAAGCTGAAGATCTACGTGATGTGGTTAAGCATTTTCGTGCAGCGAAACGTTTTGTCACGGCAGTTGTTGGACATAGTAAAG GAGGGAATGCTGTGCTTCTATATGCTTCGAGGTATAACTACGTAGAAACAGTAGTAAATATTGCTGGCCGCTTTAATTTAAGGAGAGGAATTGAAGGTCGCCTCGGTAAAGACTTCCAAGAAAAGATTAAGTTACATGGATTTATTGATGTTGTCAACCGAAAag GAGAGATTGTATATCGTGTGAGTGAGGGAAGTCTGATGGACCGATTAAAGACGGATATACTTGCTGCATGCCGAACCATTCCACTAAGCTGCAG GGTGTTGACAGTACATGGGACGGAAGATGAAATTGTACCGATCGAAGATGCTGTTGAATTATCAaccaaaataaaaaaccatacTCTACATATAGTTGAAGGAGCAGATCACGAATACTCAAAACATCAGACGGAGTTAGCATCAATTGTTGTAGGCTTCGTGAAAAAGAAATCCATGCCTAAGCCAAACCCCACATCCTCTTGCCGCGGAAGTAGTAAAGCTTCGGGTTCTTGTCTCTAG
- the LOC140825011 gene encoding putative uncharacterized protein YDL057W isoform X1, with amino-acid sequence MKARREPGNILNELTELKRVIIHNSYGENLMGILHETRSEELVIICHGFRSSKDRIPMANLAFAFEREGISAFRFDFTGNGESEGSFQYGNYNREAEDLRDVVKHFRAAKRFVTAVVGHSKGGNAVLLYASRYNYVETVVNIAGRFNLRRGIEGRLGKDFQEKIKLHGFIDVVNRKGEIVYRVSEGSLMDRLKTDILAACRTIPLSCRVLTVHGTEDEIVPIEDAVELSTKIKNHTLHIVEGADHEYSKHQTELASIVVGFVKKKSMPKPNPTSSCRGSSKASGSCL; translated from the exons ATGAAGGCGCGCCGCGAGCCAGGAAATATACTAAATGAATTAACGG AGCTGAAGAGAGTGATTATACACAACAGTTATGGAGAGAATCTGATGGGGATATTGCATGAAACTAGGTCCGAGGAACTTgtaattatatgccatggattTCGATCCTCTAAG GATCGCATCCCAATGGCGAACCTTGCTTTTGCTTTTGAAAGAGAGGGGATCAGCGCTTTTCGCTTTGACTTTACCGGCAATGG GGAGAGTGAAGGTTCATTTCAGTATGGAAATTACAACCGAGAAGCTGAAGATCTACGTGATGTGGTTAAGCATTTTCGTGCAGCGAAACGTTTTGTCACGGCAGTTGTTGGACATAGTAAAG GAGGGAATGCTGTGCTTCTATATGCTTCGAGGTATAACTACGTAGAAACAGTAGTAAATATTGCTGGCCGCTTTAATTTAAGGAGAGGAATTGAAGGTCGCCTCGGTAAAGACTTCCAAGAAAAGATTAAGTTACATGGATTTATTGATGTTGTCAACCGAAAag GAGAGATTGTATATCGTGTGAGTGAGGGAAGTCTGATGGACCGATTAAAGACGGATATACTTGCTGCATGCCGAACCATTCCACTAAGCTGCAG GGTGTTGACAGTACATGGGACGGAAGATGAAATTGTACCGATCGAAGATGCTGTTGAATTATCAaccaaaataaaaaaccatacTCTACATATAGTTGAAGGAGCAGATCACGAATACTCAAAACATCAGACGGAGTTAGCATCAATTGTTGTAGGCTTCGTGAAAAAGAAATCCATGCCTAAGCCAAACCCCACATCCTCTTGCCGCGGAAGTAGTAAAGCTTCGGGTTCTTGTCTCTAG